The sequence below is a genomic window from Brooklawnia cerclae.
CGGCGAATAGGCACCGTTGCGGTAGTGCTGTTGTGCATCGACCCCGCCCTGACGCGCCTGTGCCAGCCAACCGGGCAGGTTGCCGAACGCCTCGACCGCCTCGGCCGAGACGCGCTCCGCGCGGGCCTTCTCGACAGCCATCTCATTGAGCCGGACCCGCTCCGCCTCCGCCTCCTGTAGGGCGGCGGCCGCCCGAGCAGCCCGATTCGTCTTGTTGGCCCCGCTCAGTTCCGCGATGAGGCCGATCACCACCGCAGCGGCCACGATCACGACCATCACGCGCAGATAGCCGAACCAGAACTGGCCCGGCGTGTCCAGGATGAGGATGTAGACACCCAGCCATCCCCCGAGGACAGGCAGCGCACCCCACCAGGCCGCCTGAAACCCCCACGCAAGTGCATCGAACACAGCCTTGACAACCTGTTTCCCCCCCATGGGAGGAGTCTGCCACAGCCGGATCACAGAGCCTGCCGCCGATCTCACCCAGGGAGAAAGCTGCGGGCCGAGACGAATGCGGTCATGCCTCCGGTTGGATGGCTCGCTCGCGTCGTAGCAGGCTCCGCTTGACGGACACTCCCCACGCGAAGCCCGCCAGCCCCCCGTTCGCGGCGACCACCCGATGGCAGGGGACGAAGAGCCCGCAGGGATTCCGGGCGCACGCCCCGGCGACGGCACGCGCACCGTTCGGCCTTCCCAGCGCCGCGGCCAGCTCGCCGTAGCCGACGACGGTTCCCGGCGCGATGTCGCGCAGGCGCTCCCAGACCTGGATCTGGAGGGGCGTCCCGCGCAGGACGACGGGCACGGACGCCGCCGTCGCCAGATCACCGCCGTAGTAGGCACGCACCGCCGCGGCCGCTCGCGTCGCATCGGTGTCGGATGCGCCGTGGGAAGCATCAGGATCGACAAGGTCGTCCAGATGCGCGCGCCGGGCGAGTGCCGCCGCGTCGTCGTCCCAGCCCGATGCGAGCACCGAGCCCTGGGCGTCCTCGATCACCGTGAACGGCCCGTCGGGGGTGTCGACGGTCTGGATCCGCACTGTTGTCATGGGTGTTGTCCCTTCTGTGTCGAGGCACGCCACAGGTGCATCGTGAGGTAGCTGCGCCACGGGGCGACGGGTGCCACCTGCCGGGCGATCGCGAGTTCGCTGTCACCGAGTCCGGTGCGCCGGGCCCCGGCCCGCATCGCGGCGTCGCTGGTCAGCAGGACGTCGGGATGCCCGAGGAGCCGCATCGCGAGGTAGTCCACGGTCCATGGGCCGACTCCCTTGACGGGGCGCAGGGTCTCGGCGAGGCTCTCGCGGGTGTCGTCGACGCCGAGTTCCAGGTCTCCGGCGGCCATCGCCTCGCACACCCGGACGACCGTGTCGATACGCGCCCGCGGGCCGGACAGGAAGTCCGCGCCGTCTTCCGCGATCGCCGAGGGGGCCGGGAACAGGCGGGTGACCTCGGGTCGGCCGTCGCCGCCGGTTCGGGCGATGCGGGACGGCAGGGGCTCGCCGAGGCCGTCGACGAGGCGCTGCAGATGGGTGCGTGCGGCGGCGACCGAGATCTGCTGACCGATCAGCGCCCGGACGATGGCCTCCTCCGGCCCGGCCGCCCCCGGAATCCGTATCCCGGGCGCGGCGGCGACCATCGGCGCCAGCCGCGGGTCGGCGGCAAGGGCGGCGTCCGCCCCTGCCGGGTCGGCGTCGAGATCCAGCAATCTGCGTACCCTGCTGACGACCACCGGGAGGTCGGCCAGATCCTCGACGCGCATCGACGCCTCCAACCGCGTCCCGGTGTCGACGATCTCGACGACGGCGGCCCGCCGGCCGATGCGCAGGCTCCGCCGATAGGAGTTCCCGGTCACCGACTCGAGGCCGTCCACTGCGCGCGTCCCGAACCATCCGAACAGGCCCCTCACGTCGATCGGCTCCCGATACGGCAGGACGACGCGCACATCGCCGCCGAGCCCTTCGCCGTGCCCGGCCCGTCCCCCC
It includes:
- a CDS encoding methylated-DNA--[protein]-cysteine S-methyltransferase codes for the protein MTTVRIQTVDTPDGPFTVIEDAQGSVLASGWDDDAAALARRAHLDDLVDPDASHGASDTDATRAAAAVRAYYGGDLATAASVPVVLRGTPLQIQVWERLRDIAPGTVVGYGELAAALGRPNGARAVAGACARNPCGLFVPCHRVVAANGGLAGFAWGVSVKRSLLRRERAIQPEA
- a CDS encoding AlkA N-terminal domain-containing protein produces the protein MDFDERYRAVTSRDRRFDGQFVMAVRTTGIYCRPSCPARTPKPTNVEFFPTSAAAHLAGYRACRRCLPEAMPGSPAWNLREDVAARAMRLIADGVVEREGVSGLARRLGYSERQLGRVLVAELGAGPLALARAHRAHTARQLIVSTTMRMSDLAFAAGFASIRQFNETVAEVFGMSPTQLRERSRAGGRAGHGEGLGGDVRVVLPYREPIDVRGLFGWFGTRAVDGLESVTGNSYRRSLRIGRRAAVVEIVDTGTRLEASMRVEDLADLPVVVSRVRRLLDLDADPAGADAALAADPRLAPMVAAAPGIRIPGAAGPEEAIVRALIGQQISVAAARTHLQRLVDGLGEPLPSRIARTGGDGRPEVTRLFPAPSAIAEDGADFLSGPRARIDTVVRVCEAMAAGDLELGVDDTRESLAETLRPVKGVGPWTVDYLAMRLLGHPDVLLTSDAAMRAGARRTGLGDSELAIARQVAPVAPWRSYLTMHLWRASTQKGQHP